Proteins encoded within one genomic window of Scheffersomyces stipitis CBS 6054 chromosome 3, complete sequence:
- a CDS encoding predicted protein, with protein MSGKGGKILTIVFVSVLSWYSGLKFWKPIVIEKLQEEGKLRTDIDINYDGDDTPASWDDLKTKIKIAMHP; from the exons ATGTCTGGCAAAGGAGGAAAGATTCTTACTATTGTTTTTGTTTCCGTCTTGAGCTGGTACTCGGGGTTGAAGTTCTGGAAGCCTATAGTGAT AGAAAAattacaagaagaaggaaagttGCGTACAGATATAGATATCAACTACGATGGAGATGATACGCCAGCGTCGTGGGACGATTTGAAAACCAAAATCAAGATTGCCATGCATCCT